Part of the Pseudomonas abietaniphila genome is shown below.
AATGTCGGCGCGGGCGTTGATGTGGGCGTCGATGTCCATGACCACGCGATCGGCCTGACAGTCGATGTCGAAGCGATACGCGCCAGTTGCGCTTGGCGAGTCCAACAGCGCGTAGACCACGAAGCGAGTGGCGTCCTTTGTCGGTTTCTCGAACCAGAATTTGGTGAAGTCAGGAAATTCTTCAGGCTTGTGGGCGTAGGTGTCGATGGCCAGACCCCGCGCCGACAGGCCGTACTGCTTGTTGCTGTCGATCGCGCGGAAGTAGCTGGCGCCGAGGAACGAGAGAATGTCGTTGATCGCAATCTCCGGCGCCTTGAACAGCTTGAAACCGGCAAAGCCCAGATCGCCCTTGAGCTGACTCTGGTCAATGCGGCTGGCTTCGTAATTGAACAGCTCGGGACGGAAATGCACTTCACGCGCTTCTTGGGTCGCGGGGTCGACGCTGTACATGCGCACCGGGGTCTTGAAGCCCGCGCCGACGTGGAAGAAATGCACATCGAGCTGGCCTTTGACGTCGTTCCAAAGGGAATGACCGGCGTCGTATTTGATCGCATTGAACTGCTGAGGCGTCATGTTCGCCAGAGTGGGCGGCAGGTTCTGCTTGGTGCTGACATAGGCTTTGCCGGCCATCTGCTTGGCGAGGTCTTGCAAGGTCTTGAAGTCGAAATGCTCGATTTCGCCATCGGCCGCTGCGGCCAATGCACGTGCAGCGTAAAGGCCCGACGCGGGCAGCGCGCTATAGGCTGCCAACGCCATGGACGCTTTCAGGAGATTCCTGCGATTCATAAGGTGAAGCCTCTGAAGAAATGCTGTGCCTTCCTGCACAAAAAAGTGCGCTTTCCCAATCCTTGCCGAACGCAAATTACCAACAAACAGATAACAATCTCGGCATCTTGTTCGCAAAAAACATAAAAAAACGTTTCAGAGCGCTACTTTCCTGTCTTCAGCGTGTTTCCGATTGTGTCCTCAGGCCTCCTGGATGAACGCCAGGCGCACGGCGAAGCCGATCAGCAGACTGCCGAACAGCCATTGCTGTATCCGTTGCGCCGTTGCATTGCGGGCCAGCCATTTGCCGACCCAACCACCCGCCATGGCGTAGACGCTGTCGAACGATAGGCCGATCAGCACCAGGATCACACCCAGTTTGGCGAATTGTCCGGCGACCGAACCCGCGTTTGCGTCGATGAACTGCGGCAGCAGCACCGAACAGAACAGCAGCGCCTTGGGATTGAGGAGATTGGTCAACAGGCCGCGCAGAATGGCCGTGCGCCAGGAGATGACCGATTCGCCGGAGGTGTCTGCATTTGCCCCACTCATGACGCCCGGCTTGAACATCTTCAGGCCAAGCCACAGCAGATAAGCTGCCCCGCCCATGCGCACGATTTCAAAGGTCCACGGTGAGACTTTGAACAACGTCGCCAACCCCAATGCCGCCAGCGCCACATGGCAACCTCGGGCGACGGCCAGGCCCAAGGCGGTCGCCAATGCCTTGCCACGACCTTGGCGCGCCCCGGTTTGCAACAACAGGATCATGTCCGGGCCGGGCATCAGCAAGACCATGGACAGGGCGAGTACAAACAGCGCGAGGTTTTCCATTCTTCAGCTCTCCGGCGGCGATAACGGAAGAAAATTCTACGGCCGAAGGACGGGGCAGGTGGTTGCGTGTTTGACCCTGCTAGCGCGTAGTATTGGCAGTTTCTGCCCATTAACAGACTGAAAAGGCCGCTGGTATGCCAAACCGCCTAAATGTGAAGCTGGACGCGTATGACCGGCGCATTCTCAACGCGCTTCAACGGCACGGTCGTCTGACCAACGTGCAGCTCGCCGATGAGATCGGATTGTCTGCGTCGCCTTGCTTGCGGCGAGTTCGCCATCTGGAGGACACCGGGGTCATTCGCGGTTATCAGGCAGCGCTGGACGCCGAGACGCTCGGCTTGGGCCTGACGGTGTTTATCGGGGTGAAGGTCGACCGTCACCATGAGGACGAAGCGCAGAAATTTCATCAGGTGGTGTCTGAATGGCCTGAGGTCATCTCGGCGTATCTGGTGTCCGGCGAGGCGGATTTCCTCCTGCAGGTGGTCGTGCCCGACTTGCGCGCGTACGACCGGTTTCTCTCCGATACGCTGCTGAAAATGCCGAGCGTGCGGGACATCCGCAGCAACTTCGCGATCCGCACGCTCAAGCCACAAGGGCCACTGCCGCTCGGGCATTTGCCGGTTTGAATTCATCCGCCTGAAAACCTGTGGGAGCGAGTTGGTCTGGGCGGCATGCCGACGAATGCGGTGGATCAGCACAATAGATATCGGCTGACCGGTCGCATTCGCTGCCGTCGTAACCTCCGACGTCTCCTACAGGTTCTGTGCTGGCGTTTACAACGATCTGTGATTGGTGCTTTACGCCTGCGTCGTGTGCCCTCCGGCGCCCATCGCCGCCTGGCGTAAGGCCTCGGAGCGGGTCGGGTGAGGGTGACAGGTCAAGGCGACATCTTCTGCTGACGCCGCAAACTCCATGGCCACGCAGTACTCGGCAATCATTTCGCTCACGCTTGGGCCGACCAGGTGCACACCCAGAATTTCGTCAGTCTTCTCATCAGCGAGTACTTTCGCAAAGCCGTCGGTTTCGTGATTCACCTTCGCCCGACTGTTGGCGCTGAAAGGGAACTTGCCGACCTTGTAGGCACGACCTTCCTCTTTCAACTGCTCTTCGGTCTTGCCGACACTGGCCAGTTCCGGCCATGTGTAGATCACATTGGGGATCAGGTTGTAGTTGAGCTCGCCTTTCTTGCCGACAATACGTTCCACGCACACCGCCGCTTCGTCCTCGGCCTTGTGCGCGAGCATTGGCCCCGACGTTACATCGCCGATCACCCAGATACCGTCGACGGCCGTGCGATGGCCTTTGTTGGCGAGCACGCCGCGCTTGTCCACTTCAAGGCCGACGGTTTCCAGGCCCAGACCTTTCGTCACGGGACGACGGCCGATGGAAACCAGCACGTAATCCGCTTCGATCACCTCTGCTTCGCCGCCTGCAGCGGGCTCGACGGTCAGGCTGACGCCTGAATCGCTCGCAACGGCCGAGGTCACTTTTGAGCTCAGCTTGAAGTTCATGCCCTG
Proteins encoded:
- a CDS encoding Lrp/AsnC family transcriptional regulator, with translation MKLDAYDRRILNALQRHGRLTNVQLADEIGLSASPCLRRVRHLEDTGVIRGYQAALDAETLGLGLTVFIGVKVDRHHEDEAQKFHQVVSEWPEVISAYLVSGEADFLLQVVVPDLRAYDRFLSDTLLKMPSVRDIRSNFAIRTLKPQGPLPLGHLPV
- a CDS encoding LysE family translocator, giving the protein MENLALFVLALSMVLLMPGPDMILLLQTGARQGRGKALATALGLAVARGCHVALAALGLATLFKVSPWTFEIVRMGGAAYLLWLGLKMFKPGVMSGANADTSGESVISWRTAILRGLLTNLLNPKALLFCSVLLPQFIDANAGSVAGQFAKLGVILVLIGLSFDSVYAMAGGWVGKWLARNATAQRIQQWLFGSLLIGFAVRLAFIQEA
- the lpdA gene encoding dihydrolipoyl dehydrogenase, with product MSHYDVVIIGGGPGGYNAAIHAGQKGLKVACVEGRETLGGTCLNVGCIPSKSLLHASELYEAAAGEEFKKLGIEVTPTLNLAQMMAQKAESVTGLTKGIEFLFRKYKAEWIKGWGRIAGPGKVIVKDASGAETELTAKDIIIATGSEPTPLPGVTIDNTRILDSTGALSLSEVPKHLVVIGAGVIGLELGSVWRRLGAKVTVVEFLDHVAHGTDLEAGKTLHRSLSRQGMNFKLSSKVTSAVASDSGVSLTVEPAAGGEAEVIEADYVLVSIGRRPVTKGLGLETVGLEVDKRGVLANKGHRTAVDGIWVIGDVTSGPMLAHKAEDEAAVCVERIVGKKGELNYNLIPNVIYTWPELASVGKTEEQLKEEGRAYKVGKFPFSANSRAKVNHETDGFAKVLADEKTDEILGVHLVGPSVSEMIAEYCVAMEFAASAEDVALTCHPHPTRSEALRQAAMGAGGHTTQA